The following proteins come from a genomic window of Nocardioides albertanoniae:
- a CDS encoding APC family permease, protein MGVGDVSKRILIGRKLRSSQLGETLLPKRIALPVFASDALSSVAYAPDEIFIMLAVAGASAYAWSWKIGLVVALVMLTVVTSYRQTVHAYPSGGGDYEVATVNLGRNAGVTVASALLVDYVLTVAVSISNAAQYAASAIPHLIGHEALVASIAIVVLTATNLRGVRESGTFFAIPTYLFMAAILGTGLYGLLLLLNGSLPQAESANLRIRPEEGWEGTLNQVALVFLLARAFSSGCAALTGVEAISNGVPAFQRPKSKNAATTLLLLGLIAVTMMMSIIVLANQMSIRYVDPHALENLRTAGGGAVPAGYEQHPVISQIAAGVFHDFPPGFYFVITVTGVILVLAANTAFNGFPVLGSILARDGYAPRSLGARGDRLAYSNGIIFLAVLAIALIVIFDAQTTKLIQLYIVGVFVSFNLSQLGMIRHWTRHLATERDPNERRRMQRSRAINAFGLGMTSVVLVIVLVTKFLAGAWITILAMSFFFVVMLAIKRHYDSVARELAADESDKVMPTRVHAIVLVSKLHKPTLRALAFAQATRPNALEAVTVSTTDSDTAELLKQWDERNLPMPLKVLHSPYRELIRPVVEYASAIRNANPRGVVAVYIPEYVVGRWWEQLLHNQTALRLKGRLLFTPGVMVISVPYQLASGKERAAEMREEYWLAPGLRRGSDTRR, encoded by the coding sequence GTGGGTGTTGGTGATGTCTCCAAGCGGATCCTCATCGGTCGCAAGCTCCGCAGCTCGCAGCTGGGGGAGACGCTGCTGCCGAAGCGGATCGCGCTTCCCGTCTTCGCGAGCGACGCGCTCTCGTCGGTGGCCTACGCGCCCGACGAGATCTTCATCATGCTCGCTGTGGCAGGGGCTTCGGCGTACGCCTGGTCGTGGAAGATCGGCCTCGTCGTCGCCCTGGTGATGCTCACGGTGGTCACCTCCTACCGGCAGACGGTGCACGCCTACCCGAGCGGCGGTGGCGACTACGAGGTGGCGACCGTCAACCTCGGCCGTAACGCCGGTGTGACCGTGGCCAGCGCGCTGCTGGTCGACTACGTGCTGACCGTCGCGGTCTCGATCTCCAACGCCGCCCAGTACGCCGCCAGCGCCATCCCGCACCTGATCGGCCACGAGGCGCTGGTCGCCTCGATCGCGATCGTCGTGCTGACCGCCACCAACCTCCGAGGGGTGCGCGAGTCCGGCACCTTCTTCGCGATCCCGACCTACCTGTTCATGGCCGCGATCCTCGGCACCGGCCTCTACGGGCTGTTGTTGCTGCTCAACGGCAGCCTGCCGCAGGCAGAGAGCGCCAACCTCCGGATCCGACCGGAGGAGGGCTGGGAGGGCACGCTCAACCAGGTGGCGCTGGTCTTCCTGCTCGCCCGGGCGTTCTCCTCGGGGTGTGCGGCGCTGACCGGCGTCGAGGCGATCTCCAACGGCGTACCCGCCTTCCAGCGGCCGAAGAGCAAGAACGCCGCGACCACGCTGCTGCTCCTCGGCCTGATCGCGGTCACGATGATGATGAGCATCATCGTGCTCGCCAACCAGATGAGCATCCGCTACGTCGACCCGCATGCGCTGGAGAACCTCCGCACGGCCGGCGGCGGGGCGGTCCCGGCCGGCTACGAGCAGCACCCGGTGATCTCCCAGATCGCCGCCGGCGTCTTCCACGACTTCCCGCCGGGCTTCTACTTCGTCATCACCGTCACCGGCGTCATCTTGGTGCTCGCCGCCAACACCGCGTTCAACGGGTTCCCGGTGCTCGGCTCGATCCTGGCGCGCGACGGCTACGCGCCGCGGTCGCTGGGTGCGCGCGGCGACCGGCTCGCCTACAGCAACGGCATCATCTTCCTGGCGGTGCTGGCGATCGCCCTGATCGTGATCTTCGATGCGCAGACGACCAAGCTGATCCAGCTCTACATCGTCGGCGTCTTCGTCTCGTTCAACCTCAGCCAGCTGGGCATGATCCGCCACTGGACCCGCCACCTGGCCACCGAGCGCGACCCGAACGAACGACGCCGCATGCAGCGCTCCCGGGCGATCAACGCCTTCGGCCTCGGGATGACCTCGGTGGTGCTCGTGATCGTGCTGGTGACCAAGTTCCTCGCCGGCGCCTGGATCACGATCTTGGCGATGTCGTTCTTCTTCGTCGTCATGCTCGCGATCAAGCGTCACTACGACAGCGTCGCCCGCGAGCTGGCGGCCGACGAGTCCGACAAGGTGATGCCGACCCGGGTCCATGCGATCGTGCTGGTCTCCAAGCTGCACAAACCGACGCTGCGCGCGCTGGCCTTCGCCCAGGCCACCCGGCCCAACGCGCTCGAGGCCGTCACGGTCTCGACCACCGACTCCGACACCGCCGAGCTGCTCAAGCAGTGGGACGAGCGCAACCTGCCGATGCCGCTCAAGGTGCTCCACTCGCCCTATCGCGAGCTGATCCGACCGGTCGTGGAGTACGCCTCGGCGATCCGCAACGCCAACCCGCGCGGCGTCGTGGCCGTCTACATCCCCGAGTACGTCGTGGGCCGCTGGTGGGAGCAGCTGCTCCACAACCAGACCGCGCTGCGGCTCAAGGGGCGGCTGCTGTTCACCCCGGGCGTCATGGTCATCTCGGTGCCCTACCAGCTGGCATCCGGCAAGGAGCGCGCCGCCGAGATGCGCGAGGAGTACTGGCTGGCCCCCGGGCTGCGCCGAGGAAGCGACACACGACGATGA